The Kluyveromyces lactis strain NRRL Y-1140 chromosome B complete sequence genome contains a region encoding:
- the RPS22B gene encoding 40S ribosomal protein uS8 (highly similar to uniprot|P04648 Saccharomyces cerevisiae YLR367W RPS22B and to uniprot|P04648 Saccharomyces cerevisiae YJL190C RPS22A Proteins component of the small (40S) ribosomal subunit), whose protein sequence is MTRTSVLADALNAINNAEKTGKRQVLIRPSSKVIIKFLQVMQKHGYIGEFEYIDDHRSGKIVVQLNGRLNKCGVISPRFNVKIADVEKWTANLLPARQFGYVILTTSAGIMDHEEAHRKHVSGKILGFVY, encoded by the exons A TGACTCGTACTTCTGTTCTAGCCGATGCTCTAAACGCTATCAACAACGCCGAAAAGACCGGTAAGCGTCAAGTTTTGATCAGACCTTCCTCCAAGGTCATTATCAAGTTTTTGCAAGTTATGCAAAAGCACG GATACATTGGTGAGTTTGAATACATTGATGACCACAGATCTGGTAAGATCGTCGTTCAATTGAACGGTAGATTGAACAAGTGTGGTGTTATCTCTCCAAGATTCAACGTTAAAATTGCTGATGTCGAAAAGTGGACTGCTAACTTGTTGCCTGCTAGACAATTCGGTTACGTTATCTTGACTACTTCTGCTGGCATTATGGACCACGAAGAAGCTCACAGAAAGCACGTTTCCGGTAAGATCTTGGGTTTCGTCTACTAA
- the VHT1 gene encoding Vht1p (highly similar to uniprot|P53241 Saccharomyces cerevisiae YGR065C VHT1 vitamin H transporter H -biotin symporter) produces the protein MGLGNWRKYFPHERIVKEYSSEVDVSAEDYSEVSSNEQGTEKKLSQDHEITKRVSVVTEEGTLRTDVPYELRDEADRKWWKFFDEFEYRANKEYKKSRNWYSFMYPNHTTQTKAERTLLYKLDLMIGLYFLMLCWSKSLNTNNYTSAYVSHMREDLNMKGNDYINTSVISNVGAIVFQLPFMYVLPRFPAHIILPIMDMGWTWFTFACFRANNLASLRAYRFLLSAFGAAYYPVSQYVLGSWYAPDEISSRVCLFFFGQLLGGVTSGLLQARIFKSLNGVLGHAGWRWMFLIDSMAISLPTAFIGFFVIPGIPSKCYSLFLTDEEIVIARRRNLRNQIKDGVQKSQLPSLLSLKLWKKVFCTPTFWVLVVFDTCSWNNMTAFSGSYTLWLDSIPSYSTVQVNNLSVLPACLGFAFVAICAFGADFFRCKWFFMVFAAMMNCISCAILIKWDVSSGAKWFAFLMTYWSVAPSPCLWSFINDFLRFDPQVKAITWIAIYSISQSTYAWIPSLAWKTEQSPRFKVGYTVSLVFGAIYGLWTFVVLYFYKRQERRHALDNGIILYNSKMSEPIPSFVESELVKEGEYYYLKSETNEPERVYN, from the coding sequence ATGGGTCTAGGCAATTGGAGAAAGTATTTCCCACATGAGAGGATCGTCAAGGAATATTCTTCAGAAGTTGATGTATCTGCTGAAGATTATAGCGAAGTGAGTTCTAATGAGCAAGGAACGGAGAAGAAGCTTTCTCAGGACCATGAAATCACCAAACGTGTTTCCGTGGTTACCGAGGAAGGTACGTTGAGAACTGATGTACCATATGAGTTGAGAGATGAAGCAGACAGGAAATGGTGGAAATTCTTCGATGAGTTTGAGTACAGGGCCAATAAAGAATACAAGAAGTCAAGAAACTGGTACAGTTTCATGTATCCAAACCATACCACGCAAACCAAAGCAGAAAGGACTCTATTGTACAAGTTGGATCTTATGATCGGTTTGTACTTCTTGATGCTTTGTTGGAGTAAATCTTTGAACACCAATAACTATACTAGTGCATATGTGTCCCATATGAGAGAGGATTTGAATATGAAGGGTAACGATTATATTAACACTTCTGTTATCAGTAACGTTGGTGCCATTGTCTTCCAATTGCCATTCATGTACGTGTTACCTAGATTCCCAGCTCATATTATTTTGCCTATTATGGACATGGGTTGGACTTGGTTCACATTTGCTTGCTTTAGAGCAAACAACTTGGCTTCATTGAGAGCTTACCGTTTCCTATTGAGTGCTTTTGGTGCTGCTTACTACCCTGTTTCTCAATACGTCTTAGGTTCCTGGTACGCCCCAGATGAAATCTCTTCTAGAGTGtgtcttttcttctttggtcaATTGTTAGGTGGTGTGACATCCGGTCTATTACAGGCCAgaattttcaaaagtttgaaCGGTGTTTTGGGCCATGCAGGTTGGAGATGGATGTTCTTGATTGATTCTATGGCAATTTCATTGCCAACTGCTTTCATTGGATTCTTTGTTATTCCAGGCATCCCATCTAAATGTTACTCTTTGTTCTTGAccgatgaagaaatcgtCATTGCTAGACGTAGGAATTTAAGAAACCAAATTAAAGATGGTGTTCAAAAGTCCCAATTGCCATCTTTGCTGTCCTTAAAGTTATGGAAAAAAGTGTTTTGCACTCCGACTTTTTGGGTTCTAGTTGTGTTCGATACTTGTTCTTGGAATAATATGACAGCCTTCAGTGGTTCTTACACATTGTGGTTAGATTCTATTCCATCTTACAGCACTGTACAAGTTAATAACCTTTCTGTCCTACCGGCATGTCTAGGTTTCGCTTTCGTCGCTATCTGTGCCTTTGGTGCTGATTTCTTCCGTTGTAAATGGTTCTTCATGGTCTTTGCAGCTATGATGAACTGCATCTCCTGTGCTATCCTAATTAAATGGGATGTGTCTTCTGGTGCCAAATGGTTTGCTTTCTTGATGACTTATTGGTCTGTGGCTCCATCCCCATGTCTATGGTCATTCATCAATGATTTCTTAAGATTCGATCCGCAAGTTAAAGCCATTACTTGGATTGCGATTTATTCCATCTCACAATCCACTTATGCATGGATTCCTTCTCTAGCCTGGAAAACTGAACAATCCCCAAGATTCAAAGTCGGTTATACAGTCTCACTTGTCTTCGGTGCTATTTATGGTCTATGGACATTCGTCGTGTTGTACTTCTACAAGAGACAAGAACGTAGACATGCATTGGACAACGGTATCATCTTGTACAACTCCAAGATGAGTGAACCAATACCTAGTTTCGTTGAATCTGAATTAGTTAAAGAGGGAGAGTACTATTATTTAAAGAGCGAAACTAATGAACCTGAACGTGTATATAACTAA
- the GRX8 gene encoding glutathione-disulfide reductase GRX8 (similar to uniprot|Q05926 Saccharomyces cerevisiae YLR364W) gives MSKYIAIAREVVSSHKFVQLSAGWCPDCVYSNSIWKKFGVTDKIFNYDIAEVTNSRSEWNEIRDAFQKATGSRNLPTLYVDGKVWGTESELARFERNGTLKEELQKIGLVD, from the coding sequence ATGTCTAAGTATATTGCTATCGCCCGTGAAGTAGTTTCTTCTCACAAGTTTGTTCAATTGAGTGCGGGATGGTGTCCTGATTGTGTATATTCCAATTCCATATGGAAGAAATTCGGCGTTACGGACAAGATCTTCAATTATGATATTGCTGAAGTGACTAACAGTAGATCCGAATGGAATGAAATCAGAGATGCATTTCAAAAGGCCACTGGCTCAAGAAACTTGCCAACTTTGTACGTTGATGGTAAGGTTTGGGGTACTGAATCAGAGTTAGCGAGATTTGAAAGGAATGgtactttgaaagaagagttaCAGAAGATCGGACTGGTAGATTAG
- the SPT4 gene encoding transcription elongation factor SPT4 (uniprot|P81205 Kluyveromyces lactis KLLA0B07997g SPT4 Transcription elongation factor SPT4), which produces MSTDRACMLCGLVQSTAEFNRNGCPNCQSIFEEAGVSAVECTSPSFEGLVGMCKPSRSWVARWMSIDSYIPGMYAVKIDGRLPIEVTELLPHYKPRDGSQVD; this is translated from the coding sequence ATGTCAACGGACAGAGCTTGTATGTTATGTGGACTGGTGCAATCGACTGCTGAATTCAATAGGAATGGGTGCCCGAACTGTCAATCGATCTTTGAAGAGGCAGGTGTTTCGGCTGTTGAATGTACTTCCCCATCTTTTGAAGGTTTGGTTGGTATGTGTAAACCTAGCAGGTCGTGGGTAGCGAGATGGATGAGTATTGACAGTTATATTCCAGGAATGTACGCTGTCAAAATTGATGGTCGTTTACCAATAGAGGTAACGGAACTTTTGCCTCACTATAAACCGAGAGATGGAAGTCAAGTTGATTAA
- the COX18 gene encoding membrane insertase COX18 (uniprot|P78990 Kluyveromyces lactis KLLA0B08019g COX18 Inner membrane protein COX18 mitochondrial precursor), whose amino-acid sequence MLLRRLPAVHFAKGSRQFGSLQAIADSFVQLHDASGVPWLVLIPTATFALRTVFTLPLSIWQRKRIVKQQELRKVVQSVPPVVKLRLASMTAKANDEELTSSGSAIQTKEETVGALQRGKRQLTPDQITMLSLKEMRKRQKVLFKKYNVQMWKNSVLPLVQVPLWVTMSMGLRKLTDSRLVDTNMPHAHVLQDLSETSWLTHIGSLDLSLPLDAAPMLIPIILGTVSMINVEYNGKTMQATAVGTSGITTATDTQSRTSQTVNSILTATRLSTIFLIGVSTQASVLLSLYWITSQVYSLIQNRILDLLWPYQR is encoded by the coding sequence ATGTTACTTCGAAGATTACCTGCCGTACATTTTGCGAAGGGTTCGAGACAATTTGGATCATTGCAAGCTATTGCTGATAGTTTTGTACAGTTACACGATGCCTCTGGAGTACCATGGTTAGTACTCATACCAACTGCCACTTTTGCATTGAGAACGGTGTTCACTTTACCACTAAGTATATGGCAAAGGAAACGTATAGTGAAGCAGCAAGAGCTTCGGAAAGTTGTGCAAAGTGTTCCCCCTGTGGTGAAGCTAAGATTGGCTTCGATGACTGCGAAGGCTAATGACGAAGAATTGACAAGTTCTGGTAGTGCAATACAAACTAAAGAGGAAACGGTCGGAGCGCttcaaagaggaaaaagGCAGTTAACGCCAGATCAAATAACGATGTTAtcgttgaaagaaatgCGTAAGAGACAAAAagttttattcaaaaaatacAACGTACAGATGTGGAAGAATAGTGTTCTACCGTTAGTTCAAGTCCCTCTATGGGTGACTATGTCAATGGGGCTTAGGAAGCTTACTGATAGTAGGTTAGTGGACACAAATATGCCTCACGCACATGTATTACAAGATCTTTCAGAGACAAGTTGGTTAACTCATATAGGTTCTTTAGACCTAAGTTTGCCCTTGGACGCAGCACCAATGCTAATACCCATCATTTTAGGAACCGTTTCGATGATCAATGTTGAGTATAACGGTAAGACGATGCAAGCAACTGCAGTAGGAACTTCTGGCATTACCACTGCTACTGACACACAATCGAGAACGTCACAGACGGTAAACAGTATCCTCACAGCGACTAGACTAAGCACAATTTTTCTAATTGGGGTCTCCACGCAGGCTTCGGTCTTACTTTCACTATATTGGATCACATCTCAGGTTTATTCGTTGATTCAGAACAGAATTCTCGATTTGCTATGGCCATATCAGAGATAA
- a CDS encoding uncharacterized protein (similar to uniprot|Q3E747 Saccharomyces cerevisiae YLR363W-A) yields MPQKALKVTKKAKDPRRVTKKQKNLKKAAPLQIKSKKQSLQHLKKLNKTYSITESTERLISSRVGHLELLKGTRKELAKQEKKLEGKKK; encoded by the coding sequence ATGCCGcaaaaagctttgaaagTGACAAAGAAGGCTAAGGACCCACGCAGGGTTActaagaaacaaaagaactTAAAGAAAGCAGCTCCACTACAgatcaaatcaaagaaacaatctCTTCagcatttgaaaaaattgaacaagacaTACTCTATTACAGAATCCACTGAAAGACTAATATCAAGTCGTGTTGGTCATCTCGAGCTATTGAAGGGTACCCGTAAGGAGTTGGCAAAGCAAGAAAAGAAGCTAGAGggcaagaagaaataa
- the ADE6 gene encoding phosphoribosylformylglycinamidine synthase (highly similar to uniprot|P38972 Saccharomyces cerevisiae YGR061C ADE6 Formylglycinamidine-ribonucleotide (FGAM)-synthetase catalyzes a step in the 'de novo' purine nucleotide biosynthetic pathway) produces MSVSILPGPQALSQFRVENLVKALETHCNSTGFIDEIRSCYVHYIDLKTELSKEDEDLVSVLLTYDTALDLTDSLNQLLVQSLEQNSDANLGNDTYLIRVTPRRGTISPWSSKATNIAHVCNLEDKVNRIERGVALLIKCNPGFPILDRLNDVSLKSVYDRMTQELFLDQPPHATELFNHDAPKPLVHVPLVSSHTGSPADILAKANVELGLALDAGEIEYLIRAFVETMNRDPTDVELFMFAQVNSEHCRHKIFNADWTIDGLQKDLSLFKMIRNTHQITPDFTLSAYSDNAAVLDTENDSYYYAPDFKTKKWTATKERVPMLIKVETHNHPTAVSPFPGASTGSGGEIRDEGATGRGSKSKCGLSGFSVSDLLIPGKVQPWELNVGKPNHIASALDIMIEAPLGSAAFNNEFGRPCINGYFRTLTTNVINSDGKEEIRGFHKPIMIAGGFGAVRPQFALKNKPITAGSNLIVLGGQSMLIGLGGGAASSIASGEGSADLDFASVQRGNPEMERRCQQVIDACVSLNESNPIQSIHDVGAGGLSNALPELVHDNDLGAKFDIRKVLSLEPGMSPMEIWCNESQERYVLGVSQQDLATFEEICKRERAPFAVVGHATAEQKLIVEDPLLKSTPIDLEMSILFGKPPKMARTAITEPLQLPQPDLSVIPSMEDAIDRVLHLPSVGSKSFLITIGDRTVTGLIDRDQFVGPWQVPVADVGVTATALGDAILSTGEAMAMGERPTTALISAAASAKLSVAESLLNVFAADIKSLQHVKLSANWMSPASHKGEGAKLYEAVQAIGMDLCPELGVSIPVGKDSMSMKMKWDDKEVTAPLSVTITAFAPVNNTSKTWTPVLNSEAGDTILVLVDLAALQEKRSLGSSAFLQVYNQIGDTAPTVHDNKVLRGFLESLLDLHKTDLVLSYHDRSDGGLLVTLLEMAFASRCGLDVVIDTVKDGNPFVPLFNEELGAVFQIKESSLSEFQSVLNAHGVSNEYISVVAKPNFAAHQITISDKAGSAIFQGTRGKLQQAWSSTSYEMQKLRDNPKTTVQEFSAINDDKDPGLHYALTYNPTDDLQIGAQLSAVRPKVAILREQGVNGQMEMAWCFQQAGFDPIDVTMTDLIGGKFNLNEFTGMAACGGFSYGDVLGAGAGWAKSVLYHEGVRKQFVNFFQEREDTFAFGACNGCQFLSRLKSIIPGCENWPSFERNLSEQYEARVCMVEIVQDDGAEAQSVFFNGMVGSKLPIAVAHGEGKATFTDEDQLKRFEEQGLTGVRYVDNYGNVTEKFPFNPNGSPNGISGIKSPNGRVLAMMPHPERVCRLESNSWYPDGKYEEWEGYGPWIRLFRSARKWVG; encoded by the coding sequence ATGTCTGTTAGTATCTTACCGGGGCCACAAGctctttctcaattcaGAGTTGAAAACTTGGTGAAAGCTTTGGAAACTCATTGTAACAGTACCGgtttcattgatgaaattcGTTCCTGTTACGTTCACTACATCGATTTGAAGACCGAACTATCTaaagaggatgaagatcTTGTTTCTGTGTTGTTGACTTACGATACAGCTTTAGACTTGACTGACAGTTTGAATCAGTTGTTAGTTCAGTCATTGGAGCAGAACTCAGATGCGAATTTGGGTAATGACACTTATTTGATCAGAGTCACCCCACGTCGTGGTACCATCTCTCCATGGTCTTCAAAGGCTACAAACATTGCACATGTTTGTAACTTGGAAGATAAGGTTAACAGAATCGAAAGAGGTGTTGCGTTATTGATCAAATGTAACCCAGGTTTCCCAATATTAGACCGTTTGAACGATGTTTCGTTGAAATCCGTTTACGATAGAATGACTCAAGAGTTATTCTTGGATCAACCACCTCATGCCACtgaacttttcaaccaCGATGCTCCAAAGCCTTTAGTTCATGTTCCTTTAGTCAGTTCTCACACTGGTTCTCCAGCAGATATTTTGGCTAAGGCTAACGTCGAGTTGGGTTTGGCATTGGATGCTGGTGAAATCGAATATTTGATCCGTGCCTTCGTAGAGACCATGAACAGAGACCCTACAGATGTCGAATTGTTCATGTTTGCACAAGTGAACTCTGAACATTGTCGTCACAAGATTTTCAATGCTGATTGGACCATCGACGGTCTGCAAAAGGATTTgtctttgttcaagatgATCAGAAATACCCACCAAATCACACCAGATTTCACGTTGTCTGCGTACTCTGATAATGCAGCTGTTCTAGATACGGAAAATGATTCTTACTACTATGCTCCAGATTTCAAGACCAAGAAATGGACTGCTACCAAGGAAAGAGTACCAATGTTGATCAAGGTTGAAACACATAACCATCCAACCGCTGTTTCTCCATTCCCAGGTGCTTCTACAGGTTCAGGTGGTGAAATTAGAGATGAAGGTGCAACTGGTAGAGGTTCCAAGAGCAAGTGTGGTCTTTCTGGTTTCTCTGTTTCTGATTTGTTGATTCCAGGTAAAGTACAACCATGGGAATTGAACGTAGGTAAACCAAACCATATCGCTTCAGCACTTGATATTATGATCGAAGCTCCGCTAGGTTCTGCTGCCTTCAACAATGAATTCGGAAGACCATGTATCAACGGTTATTTCAGAACCCTAACTACCAATGTCATTAACTCTGACggtaaagaagaaattagagGTTTCCACAAGCCAATTATGATTGCAGGTGGTTTTGGTGCTGTTAGACCACAAtttgctttgaagaataagCCAATCACTGCTGGCTCTAATTTGATCGTTTTAGGTGGCCAATCTATGTTGATCGGTTTGGGTGGTGGTGCTGCCTCATCCATCGCATCAGGTGAAGGTTCCGCTGATTTGGACTTTGCCTCTGTTCAAAGAGGTAACCCAGAAATGGAGCGTCGTTGTCAGCAAGTCATTGATGCATGTGtctctttgaatgaaagTAACCCAATCCAATCTATTCACGATGTTGGTGCTGGTGGTCTTTCAAATGCTTTGCCAGAATTGGTTCACGACAACGACTTAGGTGCCAAGTTTGACATAAGAAAGGTTCTATCTTTGGAACCTGGTATGTCTCCAATGGAAATTTGGTGTAATGAATCCCAAGAACGTTACGTTCTTGGTGTTTCTCAACAAGATTTGGCTACGTTCGAAGAAATCTGTAAGAGAGAAAGAGCACCATTTGCTGTTGTTGGTCATGCCACTGCAGAACAAAAGTTGATCGTTGAAGATCCTCTGTTAAAGAGTACTCCAATCGATTTGGAAATGTCTATCTTATTCGGTAAGCCTCCAAAGATGGCAAGAACTGCTATCACTGAGCCACTTCAACTACCACAACCGGACTTATCTGTCATTCCATCAATGGAAGACGCTATCGACCGTGTTTTGCATCTACCTTCAGTTGGTTCCAAATCTTTTTTGATCACCATTGGTGACAGGACTGTTACTGGTTTGATTGACAGAGATCAATTTGTCGGTCCATGGCAAGTTCCTGTTGCTGATGTGGGTGTCACTGCTACCGCTTTAGGTGATGCTATTCTTTCTACTGGTGAGGCCATGGCTATGGGCGAAAGACCAACTACAGCCTTGATCTCTGCTGCCGCATCAGCCAAACTTTCCGTGGCGGAATCCCTATTGAACGTATTTGCTGCTGATATTAAATCTTTACAGCATGTCAAGCTTTCTGCAAACTGGATGTCTCCAGCTTCGCATAAGGGTGAAGGTGCTAAACTATATGAAGCCGTCCAAGCCATTGGTATGGATCTCTGTCCTGAGTTAGGAGTATCTATTCCTGTTGGTAAGGATTCTATGTctatgaagatgaaatggGATGACAAAGAAGTTACTGCTCCTTTGTCAGTCACCATTACAGCTTTCGCGCCAGTCAACAATACCTCAAAGACCTGGACACCAGTTTTGAATAGCGAAGCTGGTGACACTATTTTGGTTCTTGTTGATTTGGCTGCCTTGCAGGAAAAAAGATCTTTAGGTTCATCCGCTTTCTTACAGGTTTACAATCAAATTGGTGACACTGCACCAACCGTCCATGACAATAAAGTACTAAGAGGGTTTTTGGAATCGCTTTTGGACCTACATAAAACCGATTTGGTGTTGTCTTACCATGACAGATCAGATGGCGGTTTGTTAGTCACTTTACTTGAAATGGCATTTGCTTCAAGATGTGGTTTAGATGTTGTTATTGACACCGTTAAGGACGGAAATCCATTTGTACCGCTCTTTAACGAAGAATTAGGTGctgttttccaaatcaaagAGTCTTCTCTATCAGAGTTCCAATCTGTCCTAAACGCTCATGGTGTCTCCAATGAATACATTTCTGTTGTCGCTAAACCAAACTTTGCAGCACATCAAATTACCATTTCTGATAAAGCCGGCTCTGCTATTTTCCAAGGCACGAGAGGCAAATTGCAACAAGCATGGTCCTCTACCTCCTATGAAATGCAAAAGCTAAGAGATAATCCAAAAACTACTGTTCAAGAATTTTCTGCCATTAACGATGATAAGGACCCAGGTTTACATTATGCCTTGACCTACAACCCTACTGATGACCTGCAAATTGGTGCCCAACTATCTGCAGTAAGACCTAAGGTTGCTATTCTAAGAGAACAAGGTGTTAATGGTCAAATGGAAATGGCATGGTGTTTCCAACAAGCTGGTTTCGATCCCATCGATGTTACTATGACTGATTTGATTGGTGGCAAATTTAATTTGAACGAATTCACTGGTATGGCTGCTTGTGGTGGTTTCTCTTACGGTGACGTTTTGGGTGCTGGTGCTGGTTGGGCTAAATCTGTGTTGTATCACGAAGGTGTTCGCAAACAGTTtgtcaacttcttccaagaaagagaagataCTTTTGCCTTCGGTGCATGTAATGGTTGTCAATTCTTGAGTAGATTGAAATCTATCATTCCAGGATGTGAGAATTGGCCATCTTTCGAAAGAAACCTTAGTGAGCAGTATGAAGCCCGTGTCTGTATGGTAGAAATTGTCCAAGATGACGGAGCTGAAGCTCAATCTGTGTTCTTCAACGGTATGGTGGGTTCTAAATTGCCAATTGCTGTTGCTCATGGAGAAGGTAAGGCTACATTCactgatgaagatcaattgaagagattCGAAGAACAAGGCTTAACTGGTGTCAGATACGTTGACAACTACGGCAACGTAACAGAGAAATTCCCATTCAATCCAAACGGTTCGCCAAATGGTATTTCAGGTATCAAGTCTCCAAACGGTAGGGTTCTAGCGATGATGCCTCATCCAGAGAGAGTTTGCAGACTAGAATCCAACTCCTGGTACCCAGATGGTAAATACGAGGAATGGGAAGGATACGGTCCTTGGATCAGGTTGTTCAGATCTGCCAGAAAATGGGTCGgttaa
- the ERG25 gene encoding methylsterol monooxygenase (highly similar to uniprot|P53045 Saccharomyces cerevisiae YGR060W ERG25 C-4 methyl sterol oxidase catalyzes the first of three steps required to remove two C-4 methyl groups from an intermediate in ergosterol biosynthesis mutants accumulate the sterol intermediate 4 4-dimethylzymosterol): MSSAVMSSVFSNGTIAELVGQGQGLSYGQVLSNIKVVQPQLNFMEQYWAAWYCYMNNDILATGLMFFLLHEFMYFFRCLPWAIIDQIPYFRRWKIQPTKIPSAKEQLFCLKSVLLSHFLVEAIPIWTFHPMCQKLGISVAVPFPSLTTMAKQISLFFFLEDAWHYWFHRLFHYGVFYKYIHKQHHRYAAPFGLAAEYAHPVETLSLGFGTVGMPIFYVMYTGNLHLFTLCLWITMRLFQAVDSHSGYDFPWSLNKFLPFWSGAEHHDLHHHYFIGNYASSFRWWDYVLDTEAGPEAKAEREERMKLKAEKKAKKAN; encoded by the coding sequence ATGTCTTCTGCTGTCATGTCTTCAGTGTTCAGCAATGGTACAATTGCTGAACTTGTTGGTCAAGGTCAAGGTTTGAGTTATGGCCAGGTGCTCTCTAACATAAAAGTTGTTCAACCACAATTAAACTTCATGGAACAATATTGGGCTGCTTGGTACTGTTATATGAATAACGATATCTTGGCTACCGGtttgatgtttttcttgttaCATGAATTCATGTACTTTTTCAGATGTCTCCCTTGGGCTATCATCGATCAAATACCATATTTCAGAAGATGGAAGATTCAACCAACAAAGATTCCTTCTGCGAAGGAACAACTTTTCTGTCTGAAATCTGTTCTTCTATCACATTTCCTAGTGGAAGCTATTCCAATTTGGACTTTCCATCCAATGTGTCAAAAATTAGGTATCTCTGTCGCGGTACCCTTCCCATCTTTGACTACTATGGCTAaacaaatttctttgttcttcttcctaGAAGATGCTTGGCATTATTGGTTCCATCGTTTGTTCCATTACGGTGTCTTCTACAAGTATATTCACAAGCAACATCATCGTTACGCGGCTCCTTTCGGTCTAGCTGCTGAGTACGCTCACCCTGTCGAAACTTTGTCCTTGGGTTTCGGTACCGTTGGTATGCCAATCTTCTACGTCATGTACACCGGTAACTTGCATCTATTCACTTTGTGTCTATGGATTACCATGAGATTATTCCAAGCCGTCGATTCTCACTCTGGTTACGATTTCCCATGGTCTTTAAACAAATTCTTGCCATTCTGGTCTGGTGCTGAACATCACGATCTACATCACCATTACTTCATCGGGAACTACGCTTCCTCTTTCAGATGGTGGGATTATGTATTGGACACTGAAGCTGGCCCGGAAGCTAAAGctgaaagagaagaaagaatgaagCTAAaggctgaaaagaaggcAAAGAAAGCTAATTAA
- the NMD4 gene encoding Nmd4p (similar to uniprot|Q12129 Saccharomyces cerevisiae YLR363C NMD4 Protein interacting with Nam7p may be involved in the nonsense-mediated mRNA decay pathway): protein MILNFIIDSSSFEKGLGNIAIWSKLNDPKLTINAYLPLFTIQELDFQRFKRKSVVAKRALHFIDLLQDSTSFKLHLEYPELNEAISWNETVKLCQQNSHTSLSQHQISVIPIRFKKLLKSCYYKCHYKSHDLDEDIDHTNEKSDPDDKGWVLVTEDDTVRSLATQFQIPFISVVEADAIINACIKDKSYVVNEKFSKTVIKKANKVKEQEDGKKVFVTDFKNDFLAPRAKSGELWTPTSAKNKS from the coding sequence ATGATCctcaatttcatcataGACTCGTCGtcatttgaaaaagggTTGGGAAACATTGCCATATGGTCGAAACTTAACGACCCGAAATTGACCATTAATGCTTATCTACCGCTATTCACTATTCAGGAATTGGATTTCCAACGGTTTAAACGCAAGTCAGTAGTCGCCAAGAGGGCACTACATTTCATCGATTTGTTACAAGATAGTACCAGTTTCAAGTTGCATTTAGAGTACccagaattgaatgaaGCCATCTCGTGGAATGAAACGGTCAAGTTGTGCCAGCAAAATTCACATACGTCTTTATCCCAGCATCAGATCTCCGTCATACCGATTAGGTTTAAGAAGTTGCTCAAGAGTTGCTATTACAAATGTCACTATAAATCGCACGATCTCGATGAGGATATAGATCATACAAATGAGAAATCAGATCCCGATGATAAGGGATGGGTTTTAGTTACAGAGGATGACACTGTGAGGTCGTTGGCAACACAGTTCCAGATCCCGTTTATCTCGGTAGTGGAAGCAGACGCTATCATCAATGCATGTATCAAAGATAAATCATACGTTGTCAATGAGAAATTCTCAAAGACAGTTATTAAAAAGGCTAATAAAGttaaagaacaagaagacGGGAAAAAAGTGTTCGTTACTGACTTTAAGAACGACTTCTTGGCCCCAAGAGCTAAAAGCGGTGAATTGTGGACGCCAACTTCGGCCAAGAATAAATCTTGA